A region from the Alnus glutinosa chromosome 5, dhAlnGlut1.1, whole genome shotgun sequence genome encodes:
- the LOC133869272 gene encoding uncharacterized protein LOC133869272, with translation MASRVDIIVFLCFLHACNNFAEANWGLSTKEELEFKKQLVNLKKSAIKSIQTGDGDIYDCIDFYKQPGFNHPFWKNITFEMKRKLFEEARTTNLNSLLNTGLKGIGCPYGTVPIRRVRKDDLYAILRTKVDPNRKLDGIESYFRFVNPRGITGSQYSAFRMTVSNDLDSIKTGFTEIRGGPNSTKFLWTLYFNDQNSVVGFWPPTLFGKLSEFGNQADWGGEVYSPLDQPSPPMGTGIRPHSWSWNTRSSSVSWRIACAYKKEKFHFVNPIDTELYASDPHIYIIVDAGYYNEKSGRLIIYDGPGGIKGAN, from the exons ATGGCTTCAAGGGTGGACATAATagttttcttgtgttttctcCATGCTTGCAACAATTTCGCCGAAGCCAACTGGGGATTATCTACAAAAGAAGAGTTGGAATTCAAGAAGCAACTTGTAAATCTTAAGAAGTCTGCAATTAAAAGCATTCAA ACAGGAGATGGAGATATATACGACTGTATTGATTTCTACAAACAACCCGGCTTTAATCACCctttttggaagaatattaCATTTGAG ATGAAACGTAAGTTGTTTGAAGAAGCAAGGACAACCAATTTGAATTCACTATTAAATACTGGGCTTAAAGGCATAGGGTGTCCTTATGGAACAGTTCCGATTAGGAGAGTCCGTAAAGATGACTTG TATGCAATACTTCGAACAAAAGTTGATCCCAATAGAAAGCTTGATGGAATTGAATCATACTTTCGCTTCGTTAACCCAAGAGGAATTACTGGATCCCAGTATAGTGCATTTCGGATGACAGTTTCAAACGATCTTGACAGTATAAAAACAGGTTTTACG GAAATACGTGGCGGaccaaattcaacaaaatttctttGGACATTGTACTTCAATGACCAAAATTCCGTAGTTGGTTTTTGGCCCCCGACTCTATTTGGCAAATTAAGTGAGTTCGGCAATCAAGCTGACTGGGGAGGAGAAGTTTATAGTCCATTAGACCAACCTAGTCCCCCAATGGGCACCGGTATTCGTCCGCATTCGTGGTCTTGGAACACGAGATCTTCATCTGTTAGTTGGCGTATTGCTTGTGCATATAAGaaggaaaaatttcattttgtCAATCCAATCGATACGGAGTTGTATGCTTCTGATCCACATATATACATTATCGTAGATGCTGGATATTATAATGAAAAGAGTGGACGTCTGATTATATATGATGGTCCTGGTGGAATCAAAGGAGCTAATTGA
- the LOC133869631 gene encoding uncharacterized protein LOC133869631 → MGGVIKKFFVASMFMWIAPVAILYGFNHNLLPGSTHLSPYSLTLVSGFLAVISVNVVIAFYIYMAMKEPSDKHEPDPAFLAEAEASVSRSTNQAEDSSQSEKKQD, encoded by the exons ATGGGTGGAGTGATAAAGAAGTTTTTCGTTGCGTCAATGTTTATGTGGATTGCTCCTGTTGCAATTTTGTATGGTTTTAACCATAATTTGCTTCCTG GTTCAACCCATTTGTCTCCCTATTCTTTGACACTGGTGAGTGGCTTCCTTGCTGTCATCTCAGTCAACGTGGTTATTGCGTTCTATATATACATGGCAATGAAGGAACCATCAGATAAACATGAGCCGGACCCTGCATTCCTTGCTGAAGCCGAAGCTAGTGTCAGTCGGTCCACAAATCAAGCTGAGGATTCTTCTCAGTCCGAAAAGAAACAAGATTAG